A window of Festucalex cinctus isolate MCC-2025b chromosome 6, RoL_Fcin_1.0, whole genome shotgun sequence contains these coding sequences:
- the lcorl gene encoding uncharacterized protein lcorl isoform X1: MAAVPCSKCMAERKGFRRELDSWRYKLIHCVGFESILEGIYGSMLTRDLNLFDDCEPEEVVDWSPEANCSHCSFCNLPLDKLGDLAPATTSPLSSPSEFSPCQAPAISESSQTAHKFLQAVFHKKDVPPCCDANIPRIAEELMKKMIHQFAMEYASKCLLHTTSMDVTKRTSSPFSERSDAPLDLTLYRTPEETEIESETADGVLDLSKKNSAASSTQSSTLSSNIKASGCPSTSDKEELGDLEQRKHHQQSTLGVVLSSLCLAHCSLLYQMLKLADKEKLLPAHKPIPTETHCCHCGFHAHDVVPKYKSQNRSSFDPPSDCGGHQGCGSTVYHSRDLPLKACKSVAPLDLNCCIKRCRINNYALICPKRLQCTSSYGLPANHNIMCSIGPCASVHCKQHPHHYLCVTNHTCVTHCKKTTGDCEPPPPVLRREQSPSPPPLSPILSDIDITDEMPPSLLHHQQEAQAADMFKDNPGQHQEVIVDEAKTPELESWTPRNSQAEKNTSGTLLQDVVNRFSEKLDTIRPPEKDPALPSSPIDVPEQEQLQSNPTSQNLKFPADALLTEIIATVLHTRSASDYNISELFHHHDDKDPKLPNTRLRRRQEVLAAMATPADGATNRRQSLQIKRELAMLDVQNNRRKSPQAKKSQLKDGNGAVNTCSTLLDSNVMPEEENKTDLNMDHQRVTGVPLNIITPESNTNELKDNETERQREREISRHEKDPNQTTSQGSQSKFCNNCSRVDSEQSQVRTQCDQHCQKDKVSAIYDPVILENALSVQSCGTDGCDNGPAEDQSHTAITDDHPVEKSPSNESRRSRRNIVPPQRFSSYVTETRKAFFAACFSENIFNQRANNVFTATTSDALLKKLDVKDSQFESNFKTSNLPDTFASISREKNSSSLTESKGKIPDMPQTQAVKEIGCATKPPEGTPPCPKRLSVSITASKIPQYQNVTTTSANCAKSSYISPVQYTSPIKLMFVSPLNDKEHIVYSLKSAKSNSNAQIDEPFDPCKESSWAGTPEKKQSQMIKCAMPNVRLNRKSTTSTFKYAGPSTKSCPSAKQPLSPPRSPSPPMLRSSPVKLYSSSPESASSPSASAPLKSSSSPAKSLSSSPQPTSGKCTSSPKSSSPKIGSKRSGDVTPPKNLFGTVSRSPGALQSFDEISPLKRRPGRPKKLGPHLQQKVKRPIGRPRKQKSDHAATGKSTAKVPTEVEEKINKNLKVTVVYGRSRKNKRIVSESFDQLQTEFQDACRAVGLKNDLSETHNSQIILDNLKLDSPEFPEVLHCANPVKEAAQHLSKIKCPKTEKALPSRKPGRPAKVKISGISITVSTVSPKQRKILINKGAPDTQRNKRALLPEFQSTKEAKTVSCPSVSETLQPEEQRESESKNSNQVLNQPLAVRQSKRVIKPSIYFLHAIATATTRTYSHSNALLRRSKQLLLNKACNKRKQEKQNPALKRHHCEQERKDISQDLARVAALSLDSIFAPKETLRWWAASAEQQTLNQELARRIQLISDTWVSDPVENHRVDVQFKVDPEGTGSSVTKSKHPSVVQTLFDCPPTKPRSCSMQQLNSWFMETTETQSLDIVKKTSSCNRYEVMHFPRSANKQGVKCQSPRAERLRRHLKKFAKTLPKSPVQYEKAKKRLRKIKLGQSIHNVRQRLLSHKSVKVISQGTKRWQRLSKYQATLLRAKRLFLTQKERKGEKKEINTQVTACGPGMVNGPKLESLKSVQNKFPECSQNSSKAQTKEPITTPKEQNICSKTWSPENLKECRVCLKKINTPENKSHEWDSYTVTLDKSACAFVFSGKDGQLLEVVEAVKRKQNSNGMAASTKLTASACKSLQKLDEMPLGRQKDKCELSEPPPAKKLRQSRLKGLSGPKWCDFVLGR; the protein is encoded by the exons ATGGCGGCTGTGCCGTGCTCCAAGTGCATGGCAGAAAGAAAGGGCTTTCGGCGGGAACTTGATTCTTGGCGTTACAAGCTGATACACTGCGTCG GGTTTGAAAGCATTCTGGAGGGAATATATGGTTCTATGCTCACAAGAGACCTTAACTTATTTGATG ACTGTGAACCTGAAGAGGTGGTTGACTGGTCTCCAGAGGCAAACTGCTCTCACTGCTCATTCTGCAACCTTCCTCTGGACAAACTTGGT gatCTCGCACCTGCAACCACATCACCCCTCTCCTCCCCTTCTGAATTCTCTCCATGTCAAGCTCCAGCCATCTCTGAGAGCAGCCAAACAGCTCACAAGTTCCTTCAAGCTGTTTTCCACAAGAAAG ATGTGCCTCCGTGCTGTGATGCCAATATTCCTCGGATTGCAGAAGAACTCATGAAGAAAATGATACACCAGTTCGCCATGGAGTATGCATCCAAGTGCCTACTCCACACCACGTCAATGGATGTTACAAAAAGGACCTCCTCACCTTTCTCTGAAAGGTCAGATGCCCCCTTGGACCTGACCTTATACCGAACTCCGGAAGAAACTGAAATAGAATCTGAAACAG CAGATGGTGTGCTCGACCTTTCCAAAAAGAACAGCGCCGCCAGCTCAACACAATCATCAACATTGTCATCTAACATCAAAGCCTCAGG CTGCCCATCTACTTCAGATAAAGAAGAATTGGGAGATTTAGAACAGCGGAAGCACCACCAGCAATCTACACTGGGTGTTGTCCTTAGCTCGCTCTGCCTTGCACATTGTTCCTTACTCTACCAGATGCTGAAGTTGGCAGACAAGGAAAAATTGCTTCCTGCCCACAAACCCATTCCAACAGAAACGCACTGCTGTCATTGTGGATTTCATGCACATGATGTTGTCCCTAAGTATAAATCCCAAAACAGGAGTTCATTCGACCCTCCATCTGATTGTGGTGGTCATCAAGGCTGTGGAAGCACAGTGTACCATTCCAGAGACTTGCCTTTAAAAGCCTGTAAAAGTGTAGCTCCTTTGGACCTAAACTGCTGTATAAAAAGATGTAGGATAAACAATTACGCTCTGATTTGCCCTAAGAGACTCCAGTGTACTTCAAGCTATGGTCTGCCAGCAAATCACAACATAATGTGCTCTATCGGTCCTTGTGCTTCTGTCCACTGTAAGCAACATCCCCACCATTATTTATGTGTTACAAACCACACCTGTGTAACCCATTGTAAGAAAACAACAGGAGATTGTGAACCCCCTCCTCCTGTCTTGAGAAGAGAGCAGAGCCCTTCTCCTCCACCCCTTTCTCCAATCCTTTCAGATATTGACATAACCGATGAAATGCCACCTTCCCTGCTTCACCATCAGCAAGAGGCGCAAGCTGCCGACATGTTTAAAGATAATCCAGGACAGCACCAGGAGGTCATTGTAGATGAAGCAAAAACCCCGGAACTTGAGTCTTGGACTCCGAGAAATAGTCAAGCTGAGAAGAACACAAGTGGGACACTACTGCAGGATGTTGTGAACCGCTTCAGTGAAAAACTTGATACCATCAGACCACCAGAGAAGGATCCAGCGCTGCCCTCATCACCCATTGATGTTCCTGAACAAGAGCAGCTACAGTCCAACCCAACCAGCCAGAACTTGAAATTTCCTGCCGATGCCCTTCTGACTGAAATTATCGCAACCGTGCTTCATACACGTAGTGCCAGTGACTATAACATCAGTGAGCTGTTTCATCATCATGATGACAAAGACCCCAAGTTACCTAATACGCGCTTGCGTCGTCGCCAGGAAGTGCTTGCTGCTATGGCGACGCCTGCTGACGGTGCTACAAATCGAAGGCAAAGCTTGCAAATTAAACGGGAGCTTGCAATGCTTGACGTGCAAAACAATAGAAGAAAGTCACCACAAGCAAAGAAATCACAATTAAAAGATGGCAATGGTGCTGTTAATACATGTAGCACTTTGTTGGACTCAAATGTGATGCcagaagaggaaaacaaaacGGACTTAAATATGGACCATCAAAGAGTTACGGGGGTACCGCTGAATATTATCACTCCTGAAAGTAACACAAATGAACTCAAAGATAATGAGACAGAGAGACAAAGGGAAAGGGAAATATCCAGACATGAAAAAGACCCAAACCAAACAACGTCCCAAGGGTCACAAAGCAAATTTTGCAATAATTGTTCTCGAGTTGACAGTGAGCAGTCACAGGTGAGGACTCAGTGTGATCAACATTGCCAAAAGGACAAGGTTAGTGCAATATATGATCCTGTGATTCTTGAAAATGCCCTGTCAGTTCAAAGCTGTGGCACTGATGGGTGTGATAATGGACCAGCTGAAGATCAAAGCCATACTGCAATTACAGATGATCATCCAGTTGAAAAATCCCCCTCCAATGAGTCAAGGAGGTCACGGAGAAACATTGTCCCTCCGCAACGCTTCTCCTCTTACGTCACAGAAACAAGGAAAGCCTTCTTTGCAGCGTGtttctctgaaaatatatttaaccAGAGAGCTAATAATGTTTTCACGGCTACCACCTCAGATGCCTTATTGAAGAAATTAGATGTTAAGGATTCACAGTTTGAATCAAATTTCAAAACATCTAATCTGCCAGACACATTTGCATCAATCAGTAGAGAAAAAAACAGTTCATCTCTTACAGAATCAAAAGGGAAAATTCCGGACATGCCACAAACTCAAGCAGTCAAAGAGATTGGGTGTGCTACCAAACCCCCAGAGGGCACACCACCATGTCCAAAAAGACTATCAGTCTCAATCACTGCATCAAAAATACCGCAATACCAAAACGTTACTACCACGTCTGCTAACTGTGCTAAGAGCTCTTACATCTCTCCAGTCCAATACACAAGCCCAATTAAGTTAATGTTTGTATCACCATTAAACGATAAAGAACATATCGTATATAGCCTTAAATCGGCAAAGTCGAATTCAAATGCACAAATCGACGAACCTTTTGACCCATGCAAAGAGTCCTCCTGGGCAGGGACACCCGAGAAGAAGCAAAGCCAGATGATTAAATGTGCCATGCCAAACGTCAGGCTTAATCGCAAATCCACTACCTCAACCTTTAAATATGCCGGGCCCTCAACAAAGTCTTGTCCTTCAGCCAAGCAACCTCTCTCACCACCTAGGTCTCCTTCTCCCCCAATGTTACGTTCCTCTCCCGTCAAGTTATATTCCTCATCACCTGAGTCCGCTTCTTCACCATCAGCGTCTGCTCCACTTAAGTCAAGTTCTTCACCAGCTAAGTCCCTCTCCTCATCACCCCAGCCAACGTCTGGAAAATGTACTTCTTCACCCAAGTCTTCCTCCCCCAAAATAGGGTCTAAGAGATCAGGTGATGTTACTCCACCTAAGAATCTATTCGGAACAGTCAGCCGATCACCGGGTGCATTGCAGTCATTCGATGAAATCAGTCCCCTGAAAAGACGCCCGGGCCGGCCGAAGAAGCTAGGGCCACATCTGCAGCAAAAAGTGAAGAGACCAATTGGTCGACCACGTAAACAGAAGTCTGATCATGCAGCAACAGGGAAAAGCACGGCAAAAGTTCCTACAGAGGTGGAAGAGAAAATCAACAAGAACCTCAAAGTAACTGTTGTCTATGGCCggtcaagaaaaaacaaacgaatAGTTTCTGAGAGCTTTGATCAGCTCCAAACAGAATTCCAAGATGCCTGTCGAGCAGTAGGTCTTAAAAACGACCTCAGCGAGACACACAACTCTCAAATCATTCTAGATAATCTCAAATTGGATTCACCCGAATTTCCTGAGGTGTTACATTGTGCCAATCCTGTCAAAGAGGCTGCACAGCACCTCAGCAAGATTAAATGCCCAAAAACAGAGAAGGCTTTACCTTCAAGGAAACCAGGTAGACCAGCTAAAGTGAAAATCTCTGGAATCTCCATCACTGTTAGCACAGTGTCACCAAAGCAACGAAAAATTTTGATTAACAAGGGTGCTCCAGATACACAAAGGAACAAGAGAGCGCTCCTGCCAGAATTTCAAAGTACCAAAGAGGCCAAGACGGTTAGCTGTCCATCAGTTAGCGAAACCTTGCAACCAGAGGAACAAAGAGAATCCGAGAGTAAAAACAGTAACCAAGTACTCAATCAGCCTTTAGCTGTGCGTCAATCCAAAAGAGTGATCAAGCCCTCAATCTACTTTTTACACGCCATTGCCACCGCCACAACTCGAACATATAGTCACAGTAATGCATTGTTACGGCGCTCCAAACAACTTTTGCTGAACAAGGCctgcaataaaagaaaacaagaaaaacaaaatccgGCACTGAAAAGGCACCACTGCGAACAGGAGAGGAAGGACATCTCTCAGGATCTGGCTCGAGTAGCCGCTCTTTCTTTAGACTCAATCTTTGCTCCAAAGGAGACACTTCGCTGGTGGGCAGCATCAGCCGAACAACAGACCTTGAACCAAGAGCTTGCCCGACGCATTCAGCTCATATCAGACACTTGGGTCTCAGACCCTGTGGAGAACCACAGGGTAGACGTCCAATTCAAAGTAGACCCCGAAGGAACCGGTTCATCCGTCACCAAGTCCAAACATCCTTCTGTGGTTCAAACGCTGTTCGACTGTCCTCCTACTAAACCCAGATCCTGCAGCATGCAGCAACTCAACTCCTGGTTTATGGAGACCACAGAGACGCAATCACTGGATATTGTCAAGAAGACGAGCTCTTGTAACCGATATGAAGTTATGCACTTCCCTCGCTCCGCCAACAAACAAGGTGTCAAGTGCCAAAGTCCTCGGGCAGAACGACTCCGCAGACATCTCAAAAAGTTTGCCAAAACATTGCCAAAAAGCCCTGTCCAATATGAAAAGGCTAAAAAAAGGTTGAGGAAAATTAAACTAGGTCAGTCAATTCATAACGTTAGGCAGCGACTCTTGAGTCACAAGAGTGTAAAAGTTATCAGCCAAGGAACCAAAAGGTGGCAGCGCTTAAGCAAATACCAGGCCACACTACTTCGAGCAAAGAGACTCTTCCTGACCCAGAAAGAAAGGAAGGGTGAAAAGAAGGAAATAAACACTCAAGTAACTGCATGTGGGCCAGGAATGGTAAATGGACCAAAACTGGAATCATTGAAATCGGTTCAAAATAAGTTTCCTGAATGTTCGCAGAACAGTTCTAAAGCCCAAACCAAGGAGCCTATAACTACACCGAAAGAGCAGAACATCTGCTCTAAAACCTGGAGTCCTGAAAACCTGAAGGAATGCCGGGTATGTTTGAAAAAGATCAACACCCCAGAAAACAAATCACATGAGTGGGACTCTTACACTGTGACACTGGATAAGTCAGCCTGCGCATTTGTGTTCTCTGGAAAGGATGGACAACTGTTAGAAGTTGTTGAAGCTGTGAAACGAAAACAGAACTCAAATGGAATGGCTGCGtctacaaaactgacagcttctGCATGTAAATCACTTCAGAAGCTGGATGAAATGCCTTTGGGGAGGCAGAAGGACAAATGTGAGCTTTCTGAACCACCACCTGCAAAAAAGTTGCGACAATCGAGGTTGAAGGGCCTAAGTGGACCAAAGTGGTGCGACTTTGTGCTTG GAAGATAA
- the lcorl gene encoding ligand-dependent nuclear receptor corepressor-like protein isoform X2, producing MAAVPCSKCMAERKGFRRELDSWRYKLIHCVGFESILEGIYGSMLTRDLNLFDDCEPEEVVDWSPEANCSHCSFCNLPLDKLGDLAPATTSPLSSPSEFSPCQAPAISESSQTAHKFLQAVFHKKDVPPCCDANIPRIAEELMKKMIHQFAMEYASKCLLHTTSMDVTKRTSSPFSERSDAPLDLTLYRTPEETEIESETADGVLDLSKKNSAASSTQSSTLSSNIKASGRQLRQMEYIERSLELSEGLLSKALKDIRSGRLQEQRAALLYGIPLHTLRQGLEDWSKERLAALRPASHSNRNFREEMTSYNMMSSMLGGEARLVLQKVAAWAERAEIGGDAEENEDLSFSPASLHFYKPSGLQKTLPQSFPQLRDALQPSPSPTPSPEAPTHLRIPQVRSMSNHSRLAPAEIHSTTENRRTSPTEGAANLLTTTARPSSYFKLRSPFLAHGCTGNADQSPLRLVQRSSSLDDSEEGADRRDKDKQPRKKRGRYRQYDHDLMEEAITMVTAGRMSVSKAQGVYGVPHSTLEYKVKERTGTLKNPPKKKSASFFLPSSTLSGSGTITGSANSGTISSPAAAKMF from the exons ATGGCGGCTGTGCCGTGCTCCAAGTGCATGGCAGAAAGAAAGGGCTTTCGGCGGGAACTTGATTCTTGGCGTTACAAGCTGATACACTGCGTCG GGTTTGAAAGCATTCTGGAGGGAATATATGGTTCTATGCTCACAAGAGACCTTAACTTATTTGATG ACTGTGAACCTGAAGAGGTGGTTGACTGGTCTCCAGAGGCAAACTGCTCTCACTGCTCATTCTGCAACCTTCCTCTGGACAAACTTGGT gatCTCGCACCTGCAACCACATCACCCCTCTCCTCCCCTTCTGAATTCTCTCCATGTCAAGCTCCAGCCATCTCTGAGAGCAGCCAAACAGCTCACAAGTTCCTTCAAGCTGTTTTCCACAAGAAAG ATGTGCCTCCGTGCTGTGATGCCAATATTCCTCGGATTGCAGAAGAACTCATGAAGAAAATGATACACCAGTTCGCCATGGAGTATGCATCCAAGTGCCTACTCCACACCACGTCAATGGATGTTACAAAAAGGACCTCCTCACCTTTCTCTGAAAGGTCAGATGCCCCCTTGGACCTGACCTTATACCGAACTCCGGAAGAAACTGAAATAGAATCTGAAACAG CAGATGGTGTGCTCGACCTTTCCAAAAAGAACAGCGCCGCCAGCTCAACACAATCATCAACATTGTCATCTAACATCAAAGCCTCAGG GAGGCAGCTCAGGCAGATGGAGTACATTGAGAGGAGTTTGGAGCTGTCTGAGGGGCTGCTGTCCAAGGCCTTGAAGGACATACGCTCAGGAAGGCTGCAAGAGCAGCGTGCTGCATTGCTATATGGAATTCCCCTTCACACCCTGAGGCAAGGCCTGGAAGACTGGTCAAAAGAGAGATTGGCAGCACTGCGCCCAGCGTCGCACAGCAACAGAAATTTCAGGGAGGAAATGACATCCTACAACATGATGTCATCGATGCTTGGCGGCGAAGCCCGCCTCGTCCTGCAAAAGGTGGCGGCATGGGCCGAGCGGGCTGAAATTGGAGGAGATGCAGAGGAGAACGAGGATCTCAGTTTCTCTCCAGCCTCACTTCATTTTTATAAGCCAAGTGGTCTACAGAAGACCCTACCCCAATCATTTCCCCAGCTCAGGGATGCTCTCCAGCCCTCTCCTAGTCCCACTCCCAGTCCTGAGGCCCCCACACACCTTCGTATCCCTCAGGTCCGTTCCATGTCCAATCACAGCAGGTTAGCCCCAGCAGAGATTCACAGTACTACCGAAAACCGCCGTACCTCACCAACGGAAGGTGCTGCTAATTTATTGACAACTACTGCCAGACCTTCATCTTACTTCAAACTCAGATCACCTTTCCTGGCACATGGCTGCACAGGAAATGCCGACCAGTCACCTCTTCGCCTGGTACAACGCAGCTCCTCATTGGATGATTCTGAGGAGGGAGCAGACCGCCGTGACAAAGACAAGCAACCAAGAAAGAAACGTGGACGATACCGCCAGTATGACCACGACCTGATGGAGGAAGCCATCACCATGGTGACAGCCGGCCGCATGAGCGTATCGAAGGCCCAAGGAGTTTATGGGGTACCCCACAGCACACTGGAATACAAAGTCAAAGAGCGCACTGGAACACTGAAAAATCCACCCAAGAAGAAATCTGCCAGTTTTTTCTTGCCCAGTTCCACTTTGTCTGGTTCCGGGACCATTACCGGTTCCGCTAACTCAGGGACTATTTCCTCACCTGCTGCTGCAAAGATGTTCTAG